Proteins found in one Hypericibacter terrae genomic segment:
- a CDS encoding lysophospholipid acyltransferase family protein, with the protein MIDNIVAVAATTAAHLITGVRGDWLGCVPEARPRIYFANHSSHGDFILIRTALPPELRKTTRPVAAADYWLKSPARRYIAVNAFNSVLIDRNVVTRTVDPVEPMTKALDEGSSLILFPEGTRNTGPSLLLPFKRGIYYLAQRRPDVELVPVWIDNLNRVMPKGEFVPVPLLCTVTFGAPIHLEEGERKPDFCTRSRAALLALAPEPDEETKAAKEAAR; encoded by the coding sequence TTGATCGACAATATCGTCGCGGTGGCGGCCACCACCGCGGCTCACCTGATCACGGGGGTCAGGGGCGATTGGTTGGGCTGCGTGCCGGAAGCGCGCCCCCGCATCTATTTCGCCAATCACTCGAGTCATGGCGATTTCATCCTGATCCGCACCGCCCTGCCGCCGGAGCTGCGCAAGACCACGCGGCCCGTGGCGGCGGCCGACTATTGGCTGAAGAGCCCGGCTCGCCGCTATATCGCGGTCAATGCCTTCAATTCCGTGCTGATCGATCGCAATGTCGTCACCCGGACCGTCGATCCGGTCGAGCCCATGACGAAAGCGCTCGACGAGGGCTCCTCGCTGATCCTGTTCCCCGAGGGCACGCGCAACACCGGCCCTTCGCTGCTGCTGCCTTTCAAGCGCGGCATCTACTACCTGGCCCAGCGCCGGCCGGATGTGGAGCTGGTGCCGGTCTGGATCGACAATCTCAACCGGGTCATGCCCAAGGGCGAGTTCGTGCCGGTGCCCCTCCTCTGCACCGTGACCTTCGGTGCGCCGATCCATCTCGAGGAAGGCGAACGCAAGCCCGATTTCTGCACCCGCAGCCGGGCGGCCCTGCTGGCCCTGGCGCCGGAGCCCGACGAAGAGACCAAGGCCGCGAAGGAAGCCGCCCGATGA
- a CDS encoding CDP-alcohol phosphatidyltransferase family protein, with the protein MATLYTLKPRFQALLRPMVGRMAAGGITANQVTLAACLGSILVGLLLIVWGPGHPVLFLLIPVWLLLRMALNAVDGMLAREFGQKSQLGAYLNEITDVVSDALLYAPFALVAPFGALEVGLVILLAAVSEMAGLQGLTLGASRRYDGPFGKSDRALAFGALGLWIGVGGPRPDWLHWVMPLMALALAVTIVNRVRAGLAEARGKTPA; encoded by the coding sequence GTGGCGACGCTTTATACATTGAAGCCGCGCTTCCAGGCACTGCTGCGCCCGATGGTTGGGCGGATGGCGGCCGGCGGCATCACCGCCAACCAGGTGACATTGGCGGCCTGCCTCGGCTCGATCCTGGTCGGGCTGCTGCTGATCGTCTGGGGGCCGGGCCATCCCGTTCTCTTTTTGCTGATCCCCGTCTGGCTGCTCCTGCGCATGGCGCTCAATGCCGTGGACGGCATGCTGGCGCGCGAGTTCGGGCAGAAGAGCCAGCTGGGCGCCTATCTCAACGAGATCACCGATGTCGTCTCCGACGCGCTGCTCTATGCGCCTTTCGCGCTTGTGGCGCCCTTCGGCGCGCTCGAGGTCGGGCTGGTGATTCTTCTGGCTGCCGTCTCGGAAATGGCCGGCCTGCAGGGCCTCACGCTGGGTGCCTCGCGCCGCTATGACGGACCGTTCGGCAAGAGCGACCGGGCGCTGGCCTTCGGCGCGCTGGGTCTATGGATCGGCGTCGGGGGCCCCCGGCCCGACTGGCTACATTGGGTCATGCCGTTGATGGCGCTGGCGCTCGCGGTCACGATCGTCAATCGGGTTCGCGCCGGGCTCGCCGAAGCGCGCGGCAAGACACCCGCCTGA
- a CDS encoding phosphatase PAP2/dual specificity phosphatase family protein: MTLDRSDAAGATEAGAAEPRPWRRAILWLAFLGPFFFASYGLANYLATQRSDVGSVVFGWEHRIPFVPWTIIPYWSIDLLYAISVFICASRAELDTHARRLLTCQIGAVACFILFPLRFTFGRPDMTGMPGFMFDALTSFDKPFNQAPSLHIALLVVLWVVYARHVPRWLVWPLHLWMALIGISVLTTYQHHFFDLPTGAALGFFALWLWPDSVPSPLTNVRLARDPLRLVLAFYYALGAALAAGAAFAIDGWGWWLFWLSFALTLVAANYALFGPEGFGKATDGRMSLGAVILLLPYLLPAALNGWLWRRGQGPAVEIRDGVHISGLPRRAEAARFATVIDLCAELPATAARAQCRALPMLDLVAPEPDRLREAARLIEEARPRGPVLVCCALGFSRSAAAIATWLAIHHRDSGEDAIEEIRRAWPHVRLKMAARAAIDEAAPRKSS, from the coding sequence ATGACGTTGGATCGATCCGACGCGGCAGGCGCGACGGAAGCCGGAGCGGCGGAACCACGTCCCTGGCGCCGCGCGATCCTTTGGCTCGCCTTCCTCGGACCCTTCTTCTTCGCCAGCTACGGGCTCGCCAATTATCTGGCGACGCAGCGCAGCGACGTCGGTTCCGTGGTGTTCGGCTGGGAACATCGGATCCCGTTCGTCCCCTGGACCATCATTCCCTATTGGTCGATCGACCTGCTCTATGCGATCTCGGTCTTCATCTGCGCCAGCCGCGCCGAGCTCGACACCCATGCGCGCCGGCTGCTGACCTGTCAGATCGGCGCCGTGGCCTGCTTCATCCTCTTCCCGCTGCGTTTCACCTTCGGCCGGCCCGACATGACCGGCATGCCGGGATTCATGTTCGACGCGCTCACCAGCTTCGACAAACCCTTCAACCAGGCGCCCTCGCTGCATATCGCCCTGCTGGTCGTGCTGTGGGTGGTCTATGCGCGCCACGTCCCGCGCTGGCTGGTCTGGCCGCTCCATCTCTGGATGGCGCTGATCGGCATATCCGTTCTGACCACCTATCAGCATCATTTCTTCGACCTGCCCACCGGTGCCGCGCTGGGCTTCTTCGCGCTTTGGCTCTGGCCCGACAGCGTGCCCAGCCCGCTGACGAACGTCAGGCTGGCGCGTGATCCGCTGCGCCTCGTGCTGGCGTTCTATTATGCCCTGGGCGCCGCCCTCGCGGCCGGCGCGGCGTTCGCCATCGACGGCTGGGGATGGTGGTTGTTCTGGCTGTCCTTCGCCCTGACCCTGGTGGCCGCCAACTACGCGCTGTTCGGGCCCGAAGGTTTCGGAAAGGCGACCGACGGGCGCATGAGCCTCGGCGCCGTCATCCTGCTGCTGCCTTATCTCCTGCCCGCCGCGCTCAATGGCTGGCTCTGGCGCCGCGGCCAGGGCCCCGCCGTCGAGATCCGCGACGGCGTTCATATCAGCGGCCTGCCGCGCCGGGCCGAGGCCGCCCGTTTCGCCACGGTGATCGATCTTTGCGCCGAGCTGCCGGCCACGGCCGCGCGAGCGCAATGCCGGGCTCTGCCGATGCTGGATCTGGTGGCACCCGAGCCCGACCGCCTGCGCGAGGCCGCGCGGTTGATCGAGGAGGCGCGCCCGCGCGGGCCCGTCCTCGTCTGCTGTGCCCTGGGCTTCTCGCGCAGTGCGGCGGCCATCGCGACCTGGCTGGCGATTCATCATCGCGATAGTGGAGAAGATGCAATCGAGGAAATCCGGCGCGCCTGGCCTCATGTCAGGCTTAAGATGGCGGCGCGTGCCGCCATCGATGAAGCCGCCCCGAGGAAGTCGTCATGA
- a CDS encoding DUF294 nucleotidyltransferase-like domain-containing protein, protein MERDLIERVDVYPYRHRVGEAMSSPPVTAAPEALLSQAAQLISDRRVSSVLVVDGEKRLVGIVTEYDVVRAIARDGGAALDRPLASLMAHPVASVPADAFLYTALARMGRRGIRQLAVSDPVTGELVGVISAGALLKERANQALMLGDEIADARSGAEMARIRARLPALARSLLQEKLSVLDVAAVLSAVLRDISARAAELAAENMVAEGRGPAPASWCYLILGSGGRGESLLAADQDNALVHAGREIEDDGWFAELGRRASDLLDAAGIPYCRGKVMASESACRHSLKGWQGQVAEWARQADPGALLSVDIFYDFQPVHGDRRLAEALRRDAMAVAQDRALLARLSATLDTRVSALTLFGGFRMSQGRVDLKRGGLLPLTSGARILALKAGVAATSTSARLAGAATAGLINASDLAGLQEAEELIMRAILEQQIVDLEGGREPAALVEVRRLTRFQRSSLKRALKLIAMVDVIVKNALVG, encoded by the coding sequence GTGGAACGCGATCTGATCGAACGGGTCGACGTCTATCCCTACCGTCATCGGGTGGGCGAGGCGATGTCGAGCCCGCCGGTCACGGCCGCGCCCGAGGCGCTGTTGTCCCAGGCCGCGCAATTGATCAGCGACCGGCGCGTGAGCTCGGTGCTGGTGGTCGACGGCGAGAAGCGCCTGGTCGGCATCGTGACCGAGTATGACGTGGTCCGGGCGATCGCCAGGGACGGCGGCGCCGCGCTCGATCGGCCGCTCGCGAGTCTGATGGCGCATCCGGTCGCCAGCGTTCCGGCCGATGCCTTTCTCTATACGGCGCTCGCCCGCATGGGCCGGCGCGGCATCCGCCAGCTCGCGGTCAGCGATCCCGTCACCGGCGAGCTGGTGGGCGTGATCAGCGCCGGCGCGCTGTTGAAGGAACGTGCCAATCAGGCGCTGATGCTGGGCGACGAGATCGCCGACGCCAGGAGCGGCGCGGAGATGGCCCGGATCCGGGCGCGGTTGCCGGCGCTCGCCCGGTCGCTGCTGCAGGAGAAGCTGTCGGTGCTCGACGTCGCCGCCGTGCTGAGCGCGGTCCTGCGCGATATCAGCGCGCGCGCCGCCGAGCTGGCCGCGGAGAACATGGTGGCCGAGGGCCGCGGCCCGGCGCCGGCTTCCTGGTGTTATCTGATCCTGGGATCGGGCGGGCGCGGCGAGAGCCTGCTGGCGGCGGACCAGGACAATGCGCTGGTCCATGCGGGCCGCGAAATCGAGGACGATGGCTGGTTCGCCGAGCTCGGCCGGCGCGCCTCCGATCTGCTCGACGCGGCCGGCATTCCCTATTGCCGGGGCAAGGTGATGGCCTCCGAATCCGCCTGCCGGCACAGCCTCAAGGGCTGGCAGGGGCAGGTGGCGGAATGGGCCCGCCAGGCCGATCCCGGCGCGCTCCTGTCGGTCGATATCTTCTATGACTTCCAGCCGGTCCATGGCGACCGCCGCCTGGCCGAAGCGCTGCGGCGGGATGCGATGGCGGTGGCCCAGGACCGGGCCCTGCTGGCCCGCCTCAGCGCCACGCTCGACACGCGGGTTTCGGCCCTCACCCTGTTCGGCGGGTTCCGCATGAGCCAGGGTCGCGTCGATCTCAAACGCGGCGGTCTCCTCCCGCTTACCTCGGGCGCCCGCATCCTGGCGCTCAAGGCCGGTGTCGCCGCGACCTCGACCTCGGCGCGGCTGGCGGGCGCGGCCACGGCGGGGCTGATCAACGCCAGCGACCTGGCCGGTCTGCAGGAGGCCGAGGAATTGATCATGCGGGCCATCCTCGAGCAGCAGATCGTCGATCTCGAAGGCGGCCGCGAGCCCGCGGCGCTGGTCGAGGTGCGGCGCCTGACGCGGTTTCAGCGGTCGAGCCTGAAACGGGCCCTGAAGCTCATCGCCATGGTCGATGTGATCGTCAAGAACGCGCTCGTGGGGTGA
- a CDS encoding response regulator produces MPTAQQKTVLVVDDNADFAEFVKSAAEMLHLNAVMLTDSNRFQDVFEELSPDILVLDMVMPGIEGTEIVDWLAERKADVKVIIVSGFNPLYSKIARTLAEAKGLGTVMTLRKPVRLAEMLAALGDAR; encoded by the coding sequence ATGCCGACAGCGCAGCAGAAGACGGTTCTCGTCGTCGACGACAATGCGGATTTCGCGGAGTTCGTGAAGAGCGCCGCCGAGATGCTCCATCTCAATGCCGTGATGCTGACGGATTCCAATCGCTTCCAGGACGTCTTCGAGGAGCTTTCCCCCGACATCCTGGTGCTCGACATGGTGATGCCGGGGATCGAGGGGACGGAGATCGTCGACTGGCTGGCCGAGCGCAAGGCCGACGTCAAAGTCATCATCGTCAGCGGCTTCAACCCGCTCTACTCGAAGATCGCCCGCACGCTCGCGGAGGCCAAGGGCCTCGGCACGGTGATGACCCTGCGCAAGCCGGTGCGGCTGGCGGAGATGCTGGCAGCATTGGGCGACGCGCGCTGA
- a CDS encoding exonuclease domain-containing protein, protein MIDRKGRLGLFLAAAGLGLLLVVLAALRSGPASWGGGTGVLLAAGVLLGLGGLGMAWRQIAAHFTHLERLRATVLLLGDQGVPMPPPRKGRPGALDRLELAIAELGGHEIARRESRDRRLGAVLGALDQAILVVTPQGQISLVNAAAKSLFGERVAPGLSVFELFERRSFARTLDEAASAAAPLEVELPSVGGTPIAATVTDLGEEMGALLRFAPGQAAFRRHLEHDLALHDRPPAGRSVHHEMVLTELPILVFDTETTGLDVSKDRIVSAGGVRMQGLRVYPTHVFDLLCDPGMPIPPRSTAIHGITDAMVAGAPSFADIADRLAAACRDMVVVGHNIGFDMAMIDREMKLAGREWVRPVTLDTLNLYAALRPRATKLDLETIAADLGVEVRGRHTALGDALMTAEIFRRLVPMLTGAGIVTLSAAIGFALRPKEVVRRQRAAGW, encoded by the coding sequence ATGATCGACAGGAAGGGCAGGCTCGGGCTGTTCTTGGCAGCGGCGGGGCTGGGGCTGCTGCTGGTCGTCCTGGCCGCATTGAGGTCCGGACCGGCCTCCTGGGGCGGGGGGACCGGTGTTCTCCTTGCCGCCGGCGTTCTGCTGGGTCTCGGCGGACTGGGGATGGCCTGGCGGCAAATCGCCGCCCATTTCACCCATCTCGAGCGGCTGCGTGCGACCGTCCTGCTGCTGGGCGACCAGGGTGTGCCCATGCCGCCGCCGCGCAAGGGGCGCCCCGGCGCTCTGGACCGGCTGGAATTGGCCATCGCCGAACTGGGCGGCCATGAGATCGCCCGGCGCGAATCCCGCGACCGCCGGCTGGGCGCCGTTCTGGGGGCCCTCGATCAGGCGATCCTGGTGGTGACCCCGCAAGGGCAGATCAGCCTGGTCAATGCCGCGGCCAAAAGCCTGTTCGGCGAACGGGTGGCGCCGGGCTTGAGCGTGTTCGAGCTGTTCGAGCGGCGCAGCTTCGCCCGCACCCTGGATGAGGCCGCCTCTGCGGCGGCGCCCCTGGAGGTGGAACTGCCGAGTGTCGGCGGCACACCGATCGCGGCGACAGTGACCGACCTGGGCGAGGAGATGGGCGCGCTCCTGCGTTTCGCGCCGGGGCAGGCGGCCTTCCGGCGTCATCTCGAACATGATCTGGCGCTGCATGATCGGCCGCCGGCCGGCCGATCCGTCCATCACGAGATGGTTCTGACCGAGCTGCCGATCCTGGTGTTCGATACCGAGACGACCGGGCTCGATGTCAGCAAGGACCGCATCGTGTCGGCGGGCGGCGTGCGCATGCAGGGCTTGCGCGTCTACCCGACCCACGTCTTCGACCTCCTCTGCGATCCGGGGATGCCGATACCGCCGCGTTCGACCGCGATCCATGGCATCACCGACGCGATGGTGGCCGGCGCGCCCAGCTTTGCCGATATCGCCGACCGCCTCGCGGCCGCCTGCCGGGACATGGTGGTGGTCGGGCACAATATCGGCTTCGACATGGCCATGATCGATCGCGAGATGAAGCTGGCGGGCCGGGAATGGGTGCGGCCCGTGACGCTGGACACGCTCAATCTCTATGCCGCACTCCGGCCCCGCGCGACCAAGCTCGATCTCGAGACGATCGCGGCCGATCTCGGCGTCGAGGTGCGGGGCCGGCACACGGCCCTGGGCGACGCGCTGATGACCGCCGAGATCTTTCGCCGGCTCGTGCCGATGTTGACCGGCGCCGGGATCGTGACGCTCTCGGCGGCGATCGGATTCGCCTTGCGACCGAAGGAAGTGGTGCGCCGGCAGCGGGCGGCGGGCTGGTAG
- a CDS encoding bifunctional alpha/beta hydrolase/class I SAM-dependent methyltransferase: MRPVEEHKFLTHDGVELFYRYWPAAGAPRGAVVLFHRGHEHSGRVAHLPDELDLPDFAFFAWDARGHGRSPGERGFSPSLGSSVRDVQTFIDHVATGHGIAIEDMAVIAQSVGAVLAATWAHDYAPKIRALVLASPAFKVKLYVPFARPGLGLMRKLRGHFYVQSYVKAKFLSHDPERIASFDSDPLITRAISVDILLQLYRTAERIVADARAITIPTQLLISGADWVVHHGPQHRFYERLGTPIKERHILPGFYHDTLGEKDRKLAIDKARTFILARFAAPLNRPSLLDADKFGYTRDESDALASPLPPLSPRGLYWAGMRNNLKLGGLISDGIALGHKTGFDSGSTLDYVYRNKPTGLGPIGRAADKSYLDSPGWRGIRQRKIHVEELIRIAMARLQAAGSPIRMMDIAAGHGRYVLESLDGSPIKPNSILLRDYSDINVAAGRALIEQKGLGAIARFEQADAFDRASLAAVTPRPTLAVVSGLYELFADNDMIRRSLAGVADAVDAGGYLVYTGQPWHPQLELIARALTSHRQGQAWIMRRRTQAEMDQLVAHAGFRKLEQRIDEDGIFTVSLAQRIAG; the protein is encoded by the coding sequence ATGCGCCCCGTCGAAGAACATAAATTCCTGACTCATGACGGGGTCGAGCTGTTCTATCGGTACTGGCCGGCGGCGGGCGCCCCGCGCGGCGCCGTGGTGCTTTTTCACCGCGGCCATGAACATTCCGGCCGCGTCGCGCATCTGCCGGACGAGCTCGACCTGCCGGACTTCGCCTTCTTCGCCTGGGATGCGCGCGGTCATGGCCGTTCGCCCGGCGAGCGCGGCTTCAGCCCCAGCCTCGGCTCCTCGGTGCGCGACGTTCAGACTTTCATCGACCATGTCGCGACCGGGCATGGCATCGCGATCGAGGACATGGCGGTGATCGCGCAGAGCGTCGGCGCGGTGCTGGCCGCCACCTGGGCCCATGATTACGCGCCGAAGATCCGCGCCCTGGTGTTGGCCTCGCCCGCCTTCAAGGTGAAGCTCTATGTGCCCTTCGCGCGGCCAGGCCTCGGCCTCATGCGCAAGCTGCGCGGTCATTTCTACGTCCAGTCCTACGTCAAGGCGAAGTTCCTGAGCCACGATCCGGAACGCATCGCCTCGTTCGATTCCGATCCGCTGATCACGCGCGCCATCTCGGTCGACATCCTGCTGCAGCTCTACCGCACGGCCGAGCGGATCGTTGCCGACGCGCGCGCCATCACCATCCCGACGCAGCTCCTGATCTCCGGCGCGGACTGGGTGGTCCATCACGGGCCGCAGCACCGCTTCTATGAGAGGCTCGGCACGCCGATCAAGGAACGCCACATCCTGCCGGGCTTCTATCACGACACGCTGGGCGAGAAGGATCGCAAGCTCGCGATCGACAAGGCGCGCACCTTCATCCTGGCCCGCTTCGCCGCGCCCTTGAACCGCCCCTCCCTGCTGGACGCCGACAAATTCGGCTATACCCGCGACGAATCCGACGCGCTGGCCTCGCCGCTGCCGCCCCTGTCGCCGCGCGGCCTCTACTGGGCTGGCATGCGCAACAATCTGAAGCTTGGCGGGCTCATTTCCGACGGCATCGCGCTCGGCCACAAGACCGGGTTCGATTCTGGCTCGACCCTCGACTATGTCTATCGCAACAAGCCCACTGGCCTCGGGCCGATCGGGCGCGCCGCAGACAAATCTTATCTCGACTCGCCCGGTTGGCGCGGCATCCGCCAGCGCAAGATCCATGTCGAGGAGCTGATCCGGATCGCCATGGCGCGGCTCCAGGCGGCGGGATCGCCGATCCGGATGATGGACATCGCCGCCGGCCATGGGCGCTATGTGCTGGAATCGCTCGATGGCAGCCCGATCAAGCCGAACTCGATCCTGCTGCGCGACTACAGCGACATCAATGTCGCCGCCGGCCGCGCCCTCATCGAGCAGAAGGGCCTGGGCGCCATCGCCCGGTTCGAGCAGGCCGACGCCTTCGACCGCGCCAGCCTCGCCGCCGTGACGCCCCGTCCGACCCTCGCGGTGGTGTCGGGTCTCTATGAGCTCTTCGCCGACAACGACATGATCCGCCGCTCGCTGGCAGGCGTGGCCGACGCCGTCGATGCCGGCGGCTATCTGGTCTATACCGGCCAGCCCTGGCATCCGCAGCTCGAGCTGATCGCGCGGGCGCTGACCAGCCATCGCCAGGGCCAGGCCTGGATCATGCGCCGGCGCACGCAGGCCGAGATGGACCAGCTCGTCGCCCATGCCGGCTTCCGCAAGCTGGAGCAGCGGATCGACGAAGACGGCATCTTCACCGTCTCGCTGGCGCAGCGGATCGCCGGATGA
- a CDS encoding type IV toxin-antitoxin system AbiEi family antitoxin domain-containing protein codes for MATLSMDRKSAAKTLARWYAQQWLQRVGHGLYTAIPLDARATGQVLEDPWILVPPLFNPAYVGGWTAAEHWDLTEQLFRAIIVFTTKNIRTRRRNVHGITFLLRHIQPNALFGTRNIWRGQVKVQVSDAHRTIIDMLADPAVGGGIRHVADCFAAYFQLKEASPETLIQYAEKLGNGAVFKRMGFLAETIPNHRALIEACRERLTQGNAKLDPGLECPRLVRAWRLWIPKTWAAVRLSAKERPS; via the coding sequence ATGGCGACGCTCTCGATGGATCGAAAAAGCGCAGCCAAGACATTGGCGCGCTGGTACGCGCAGCAGTGGTTGCAGCGCGTCGGGCACGGCCTCTACACGGCAATACCACTTGATGCCCGAGCCACCGGGCAAGTGCTGGAGGACCCATGGATACTTGTGCCGCCATTGTTCAACCCTGCCTACGTGGGTGGTTGGACCGCGGCCGAGCATTGGGATTTAACTGAACAGCTCTTCCGCGCCATCATCGTATTCACTACTAAGAATATCCGCACGCGCCGGCGCAATGTTCACGGCATCACATTCCTCTTGCGGCACATTCAACCGAACGCACTTTTTGGCACGCGCAATATCTGGCGTGGGCAGGTCAAGGTGCAGGTTTCGGATGCCCACCGCACGATCATCGACATGCTCGCAGATCCAGCAGTCGGCGGTGGTATCCGCCATGTTGCCGATTGCTTCGCAGCTTACTTCCAGCTCAAGGAGGCGAGCCCGGAAACGCTCATCCAGTATGCCGAGAAGCTCGGCAACGGCGCGGTCTTCAAGCGCATGGGTTTCCTCGCAGAAACGATTCCGAACCATAGAGCACTCATAGAAGCTTGCCGCGAGCGGTTGACGCAAGGTAACGCGAAGCTCGATCCAGGGCTTGAATGCCCACGTCTCGTTAGGGCGTGGCGGCTCTGGATTCCGAAAACCTGGGCCGCGGTGCGACTCTCAGCAAAGGAGCGGCCATCATGA